The following are from one region of the Meleagris gallopavo isolate NT-WF06-2002-E0010 breed Aviagen turkey brand Nicholas breeding stock chromosome 21, Turkey_5.1, whole genome shotgun sequence genome:
- the VTN gene encoding vitronectin → MRLLLLVLVLALLAPTRAAEDSCEGRCDEGFNALKKCQCDNLCNYYQSCCSDYSTVCKAKVTRGDVFALPEDDYLDYDLPIDTGTEGPTGAPAPTEHPTEPHTFPLPTRETDTATEETPVETEVPTLHPTTTTTTTTSEGTRNPSLEDEPEKLCSRKPFNAFTDLKNGSLYAFRGKYFYELDESSVRPGYPKLISDVWGIEGPIDAAFTRINCQGKTYLFKGNKYWRFDDGALEPGYPRDISEGFEGIPNDIDAAFALPAHSYHGNERVYFFKGKYYWSYDFAHQPTQAECDKSSPSTVFNHYAFMNRDSWEDIFFSLFGSRMVGASSPRLISRDWRGVPNQLDAAMAGRIYVSSRQPRRRNSRRHRKRYRNHRTLNLGFWGWLNNDSESTDTESDWLSGSQCETLQSVYFFVGDKYYRVNLRTKRVDLVQPRYPRSIAQYWLDCPQPDEEST, encoded by the exons ATgagactgctgctgcttgtcctgGTGCTGGCCCTGCTTGCCCCAACTCGTGCTGCTGAAG ACTCCTGTGAAGGTCGCTGCGATGAGGGTTTCAACGCCTTGAAGAAGTGCCAGTGTGACAACCTCTGCAACTACTaccagagctgctgcagtgactATTCCACTGtctgcaaagccaaag TGACACGAGGAGATGTCTTTGCCTTGCCGGAGGATGATTACCTCGACTACGACCTCCCCATTGACACTGGCACAGAAGGGCCCACAGGGGCACCAGCACCCACAGAACACCCCACAGAACCGCACACGTTCCCGTTACCGACACGGGAGACCGACACGGCCACTGAGGAGACACCAGTAGAGACGGAGGTGCCCACGCTccaccccaccaccaccaccaccaccactacGTCCGAGGGGACCAGGAACCCGAGCTTGGAGGATGAGCCTGAGAAGCTGTGCAGCAGGAAACCTTTCAATGCCTTCACCGACCTGAAGAATGGCTCCCTTTATGCTTTCCGAG GGAAATACTTCTATGAGTTGGATGAGTCCAGTGTGCGTCCCGGCTACCCCAAGCTCATCAGTGATGTCTGGGGCATTGAGGGCCCCATTGACGCAGCCTTCACACGCATCAACTGCCAGGGCAAGACGTATCTCTTCAAG GGCAACAAGTACTGGCGCTTTGATGATGGAGCCCTGGAGCCCGGGTACCCACGCGACATCTCCGAGGGCTTTGAGGGTATCCCCAATGACATCGACGCTGCCTTTGCCCTCCCAGCGCACAGCTACCACGGCAATGAGCGAGTCTACTTCTTCAAGG GCAAGTACTATTGGTCCTACGACTTCGCCCATCAGCCCACGCAGGCCGAGTGCGATAAGTCCTCTCCCTCCACCGTGTTCAACCACTACGCCTTCATGAATCGTGACAGCTGGGaggacattttcttttccctctttggTAGTAGGATGG TTGGGGCGAGCAGCCCACGGCTCATCAGCAGGGACTGGCGGGGGGTGCCCAACCAACTGGACGCTGCCATGGCCGGCAGGATCTACGTGTCATCCCGGCAGCCCCGCCGGAGGAATTCCCGTCGCCACCGCAAGAGGTACAGGAACCATCGCACTCTGAATTTGGGTTTCTGGGGCTGGCTGAACAACGACTCCGAATCTACTGACACCGAAAGCGACTGGCTGTCAGGATCGCAGTGTGAGACCCTACAGAGTGTCTACTTCTTTGTAGGCG ACAAGTATTACCGTGTCAACCTGCGCACCAAGCGCGTGGATCTGGTGCAGCCCCGCTACCCGCGCTCCATCGCGCAGTACTGGCTGGACTGCCCACAGCCCGATGAGGAGAGCACCTGA